One Malus sylvestris chromosome 14, drMalSylv7.2, whole genome shotgun sequence DNA segment encodes these proteins:
- the LOC126599079 gene encoding dephospho-CoA kinase-like: protein MIADRIVQHKGPVMPLVSNFVPRCLLGAKSGSSLERLAIMKSDKVYSATKVASRLIPYTAETDSPAGNEKTARVERAERIRIVGLTGGIAFGKSTFSNFFKEHGTPVIDADLIARDVLKKGTGGWKKVVFGEDILQLDGEVDRPKLGQIVLSNPEKHQLLNR, encoded by the exons atgattgctgataggattgttcAGCATAAAGGTCCTGTCATGCCCCTAGTGTCGAATTTTGTACCAAGATGTCTATTGGGAGCTAAGTCCGGTTCatctttggagaggcttgctattatgaagagcgataaggtgtACTCTGCTACTAAAGTGGCGTCAAGGCTCATTCCTTATActgctgagactgattcgcctgctgGGAATGAGAAGACTGCTCGCGTAG AAAGAGCAGAAAGAATAAGGATAGTGGGGTTGACAGGTGGAATTGCTTTCGGGAAGAGTACCTTCTCGAATTTCTTCAAGGAACATGGCACCCCAGTCATTGATGCCGACCTTATTGCTCGAGATGTGTTGAAGAAGGGCACTGGTGGCTGGAAAAAGGTTGTTTTTGGAGAGGACATTTTGCAACTTGATGGCGAAGTTGATAGGCCTAAATTGGGACAAATTGTGTTATCTAACCCCGAAAAGCACCAACTTCTTAACCGATAG